The following are encoded in a window of Prochlorococcus marinus CUG1417 genomic DNA:
- a CDS encoding gluconeogenesis factor YvcK family protein, with product MNKRKKRVRRLYKYHKKYNFHLLNKISRILSWLLPGLVIKRWMLTSAIGFLTLLLGLSIWTNLSPLYWFTEIFFGLLSGLTKILPVTILGPLISVIGIILIWIGQNRSINSIQKALVPEKNTFLVDALRVKSKLNRGPNIVAIGGGTGLSTLLKGLKNYSSNITAIVTVSDDGGSSGILRKQLGVQPPGDIRNCLAALSNEEPILTRLFQYRFSEGSGLEGHSFGNLFLSALTTITGSLEKAVQASSKVLAVQGQVLPATNIDVMLWAELEDGEKIFGESNISKSKKLISRIGYLPENPAALPSALESIKDADLIVLGPGSLYTSLLPNLLVPEIVDALLQSNAPKIYISNLMTQPGETDGLDVYQHIKSIEKQLSNFGVNTRIFSGILSQIQFESSPLIDYYESRGAEPVECNKEKLLSEGYYVLQAPLYSKRITPTLRHDPRRLARAVMFMYRKLKKLN from the coding sequence ATGAATAAGCGCAAAAAAAGAGTTAGAAGATTGTACAAATACCATAAAAAGTATAACTTTCATCTATTGAATAAAATTTCAAGAATTTTGAGTTGGCTTTTGCCAGGACTGGTAATAAAAAGATGGATGCTTACATCTGCAATAGGATTTCTAACTTTATTATTGGGTCTGTCAATTTGGACAAATTTAAGCCCCCTTTATTGGTTTACTGAAATATTTTTTGGTTTATTGTCAGGCTTAACTAAAATCTTACCTGTTACAATATTGGGTCCATTAATTTCTGTCATTGGGATTATATTAATATGGATTGGACAAAATAGAAGTATTAATTCTATTCAAAAAGCGCTTGTCCCTGAAAAAAATACATTTTTAGTTGATGCATTAAGAGTTAAAAGTAAATTAAATAGAGGACCTAATATTGTTGCGATTGGCGGAGGTACAGGTTTATCTACTTTGTTAAAAGGATTAAAAAATTACAGCAGCAATATAACAGCAATTGTAACTGTATCCGATGATGGTGGAAGTAGTGGAATTCTTAGAAAACAATTAGGTGTGCAACCTCCAGGAGATATTAGAAATTGTTTGGCAGCCTTATCAAATGAAGAACCTATTTTAACTAGATTATTTCAGTACAGATTTTCAGAGGGAAGTGGTCTCGAGGGACATAGTTTTGGAAATCTATTTTTATCAGCTTTAACAACAATCACAGGCAGTTTAGAAAAAGCAGTTCAAGCCTCTAGTAAGGTTTTGGCTGTACAAGGTCAAGTTTTGCCTGCAACTAATATTGATGTTATGTTATGGGCCGAATTAGAGGATGGTGAAAAAATTTTTGGTGAAAGTAACATCAGCAAATCTAAAAAATTAATTTCAAGGATTGGTTATCTACCAGAAAATCCTGCAGCTCTCCCAAGTGCTCTTGAATCAATAAAAGATGCTGATTTGATTGTTCTTGGTCCAGGAAGTCTTTATACTTCTTTGTTACCTAACCTATTAGTGCCAGAGATAGTAGATGCTTTATTGCAAAGTAATGCTCCTAAAATTTACATAAGTAATTTAATGACTCAACCAGGAGAAACAGATGGACTTGATGTTTATCAACATATCAAATCAATAGAAAAACAACTTTCAAATTTTGGAGTTAATACTCGAATTTTTAGCGGAATCTTATCGCAAATCCAATTTGAAAGTTCTCCATTAATAGATTATTACGAAAGTAGAGGGGCGGAACCTGTTGAATGTAATAAAGAAAAATTATTATCTGAGGGTTATTATGTTTTGCAGGCACCCTTATATTCAAAAAGGATAACTCCAACCCTTAGGCATGATCCAAGGAGACTAGCAAGAGCAGTTATGTTTATGTATCGTAAACTAAAGAAATTAAATTAA
- the psbF gene encoding cytochrome b559 subunit beta: MTNSQAPMQAAEVRVYPIFTVRWLAVHALAIPSVFFLGSIAAMQFVAR, from the coding sequence ATGACTAATTCTCAAGCTCCAATGCAGGCTGCAGAAGTCCGCGTTTATCCTATATTTACTGTCCGTTGGCTAGCAGTTCACGCTCTAGCTATTCCATCAGTATTCTTTTTAGGTTCAATTGCTGCTATGCAATTCGTAGCCCGATAA
- a CDS encoding rubredoxin gives MSENIQPASEENKIVEDFEKEKLSENPSGVNVEQPTFNLEQNRFECRSCGYIYDPSEGNKKLNIPKNTPFSELDGNTFACPVCRAGKNFYKDIGPKSKPSGFEENLVYGFGFNSLPPGQKNILIFGGLAFAAAMFLSLYSLH, from the coding sequence GTGAGTGAAAACATTCAACCAGCCTCTGAGGAAAACAAAATAGTTGAAGATTTTGAGAAAGAGAAACTTTCTGAAAATCCCTCAGGAGTAAATGTTGAACAACCTACCTTTAATCTAGAACAAAATAGATTCGAATGTAGAAGTTGTGGATATATTTATGATCCGTCTGAAGGAAATAAAAAATTAAACATACCTAAAAATACTCCTTTTTCAGAGTTGGATGGGAATACCTTCGCTTGTCCTGTTTGTCGAGCCGGTAAAAATTTTTATAAAGATATAGGTCCTAAATCTAAACCTAGTGGTTTTGAAGAAAATTTAGTTTATGGGTTTGGGTTTAATAGTTTGCCTCCTGGACAAAAAAATATATTGATTTTTGGAGGTCTGGCGTTTGCGGCTGCTATGTTCCTTTCTTTGTACTCTTTGCATTAA
- the mtnP gene encoding S-methyl-5'-thioadenosine phosphorylase, protein MNKEHLLPIEKSRLGVIGGSGFYSMDQMEYLRELEINTPYGKPSDSIKVYNLGNLEIAFIPRHGRTHSLNPSEIPYKANIWALRSIGVRWIIAPSAVGSLQEQIRPLDIVVPDQFIDRTKNRPATFFNEGAVAHVTMGDPFCTNLSRILSEIGEKNIPGGRQLHRGGTYLAMEGPAFSTRAESNLYRSWGCSIIGMTNHTEARLAKEAEIAYSSLSMVTDYDCWHQTHQEVSVEMVLDNLRSNTEVANKIIFEVAKLIEKERPKSKSHFSLKDGLITQKENIPSSTKEKLRIFTDSY, encoded by the coding sequence ATGAATAAAGAACATTTATTACCAATTGAAAAATCAAGATTAGGGGTGATTGGTGGAAGTGGATTTTATTCAATGGATCAAATGGAGTACTTAAGAGAATTAGAAATCAATACTCCCTATGGTAAACCTTCTGATTCAATAAAAGTATATAATCTTGGAAACCTAGAGATAGCATTTATTCCTAGACATGGCAGAACACATAGTTTAAATCCTTCTGAAATTCCTTACAAAGCTAATATTTGGGCACTAAGATCGATAGGAGTAAGATGGATTATTGCTCCATCAGCAGTTGGTTCATTACAAGAACAGATAAGGCCACTTGATATAGTGGTCCCAGATCAATTTATAGACCGGACAAAAAATAGACCCGCAACCTTTTTTAACGAGGGAGCTGTTGCTCACGTAACTATGGGAGATCCCTTCTGCACAAATTTATCACGTATATTAAGTGAAATCGGAGAAAAAAATATTCCTGGCGGTAGACAATTACATAGAGGGGGTACCTATTTAGCAATGGAAGGCCCCGCTTTCTCAACTAGAGCAGAATCTAATTTATATAGAAGTTGGGGATGTTCAATAATTGGAATGACGAACCACACAGAAGCAAGATTAGCTAAAGAAGCTGAAATAGCTTACTCCTCATTATCTATGGTTACTGATTATGATTGCTGGCATCAAACTCATCAAGAAGTTTCTGTAGAGATGGTTTTGGATAATCTTAGATCAAATACTGAAGTGGCTAATAAAATAATATTTGAAGTAGCTAAATTAATTGAAAAAGAAAGACCAAAAAGTAAATCTCATTTTTCATTAAAAGATGGATTAATAACCCAAAAAGAAAATATCCCTAGCTCTACAAAAGAGAAACTAAGGATATTTACTGATTCTTATTAG
- a CDS encoding photosystem II reaction center protein J translates to MSKLKGPDGRIPDRLPDGRPAVAWERRWTEGTLPLWLVATAGGIAVIFVLGIFFYGSYQGVGAGG, encoded by the coding sequence ATGAGTAAATTAAAAGGACCTGATGGAAGAATTCCAGATAGACTTCCCGACGGTAGACCAGCAGTTGCATGGGAAAGAAGATGGACTGAAGGAACCCTTCCTCTATGGCTTGTTGCTACAGCAGGTGGAATTGCAGTTATCTTCGTTTTAGGTATATTTTTCTATGGTTCATACCAAGGGGTTGGAGCTGGAGGCTAA
- the psbE gene encoding cytochrome b559 subunit alpha, with translation MAAGSTGERPFFEIITSIRYWIIHAVTLPAIFIAGFLFVYTGLAYDAFGTPRPDSYFQSSESKAPVVTQRYEAKSQLDLRTK, from the coding sequence ATGGCCGCAGGTTCAACGGGTGAACGCCCATTCTTTGAAATAATCACCAGTATTAGGTACTGGATTATTCATGCAGTAACATTACCAGCTATCTTTATAGCAGGCTTCTTATTTGTATATACAGGCTTAGCATACGATGCTTTCGGAACTCCTCGTCCAGATAGTTATTTCCAATCATCTGAATCTAAAGCACCTGTTGTAACACAAAGATATGAAGCTAAATCTCAACTAGATTTAAGAACAAAATAA
- a CDS encoding photosynthesis system II assembly factor Ycf48, translated as MKKFITSIPNLLLSVLLCFVLSSCSSTGVKLSDSSPWKTIQFEDQANALDVDFIDEKNGFLVGSNRLIMESNDGGETWEKRNLDLPSEENFRLLDIDFKGEEGWLIGQPSLVMHTLDAGKNWTRLSLGNKLPGQPFLITTVDAGVAELATTAGAIYETSDSGESWNAKVVDASGSGGVRDLRRTNKGDYVSVSSLGNFFSTLEKDSNAWIAHQRASSKRVQSIGFNPEGSLWMLSRGAEIRFNEDTNDLENWSKPIIPILNGYNYLDMGWDPNGDIWAGGGNGTLIVSKDQGKTWNRDPIASELPTNYIKIVFLDKEALDKQKGFVLGERGYILKWNS; from the coding sequence ATGAAAAAATTTATTACCAGTATCCCTAATCTTCTTTTATCAGTTCTTCTTTGTTTTGTATTGAGCAGTTGTTCATCTACAGGAGTAAAGTTGAGTGATAGCAGCCCTTGGAAAACTATTCAGTTTGAGGACCAAGCTAATGCGCTAGATGTTGATTTTATAGATGAAAAAAATGGATTTTTAGTAGGTTCTAATAGACTTATTATGGAATCTAATGATGGTGGAGAAACTTGGGAAAAAAGAAATTTAGATTTACCAAGTGAAGAGAACTTTCGTCTCCTAGATATTGATTTTAAAGGTGAAGAGGGATGGTTAATTGGTCAGCCCTCATTAGTTATGCACACACTTGATGCGGGAAAGAATTGGACACGTTTATCTCTAGGTAACAAATTACCTGGCCAACCATTTCTAATAACAACTGTCGATGCTGGTGTTGCAGAATTGGCTACCACTGCAGGGGCTATTTATGAAACATCAGATAGTGGTGAATCATGGAATGCAAAAGTTGTAGATGCATCTGGTTCTGGAGGTGTAAGAGATTTAAGAAGAACTAATAAAGGAGATTATGTCAGTGTAAGTAGTTTAGGTAATTTCTTTTCTACTTTGGAAAAGGATAGTAATGCATGGATAGCTCATCAAAGAGCTAGTAGCAAAAGAGTTCAAAGTATTGGTTTTAATCCAGAAGGAAGTTTATGGATGCTTTCTAGAGGAGCAGAAATTAGATTTAATGAAGATACTAATGACCTAGAAAATTGGTCAAAACCTATTATACCAATTCTTAATGGATACAATTACCTAGACATGGGATGGGATCCAAATGGTGATATATGGGCTGGCGGGGGTAATGGAACTTTAATAGTAAGCAAAGACCAAGGTAAAACTTGGAATAGAGATCCTATTGCTTCTGAATTGCCAACAAACTACATTAAAATAGTTTTTCTTGATAAGGAGGCTTTAGACAAACAAAAAGGATTTGTACTTGGCGAGCGTGGTTATATCCTTAAATGGAATAGCTAA
- a CDS encoding NAD(P)H-quinone oxidoreductase subunit J gives MEKDDIAQSADLSLEASGFVSQNLSKDGIPNQSLANDHLGIENISVEPSKLYEAVSALKNYGFNYLQCQGGYDEGPGKNLVSFYHFITVDDLQKIGKIKEVRLKVFLKRDSNLSIPSLYKIFKGSDWQERETYDMFGINFVDHPNPKRLLMPEDWRGWPLRKDYIQPDFYELQDAY, from the coding sequence ATGGAAAAAGACGATATAGCCCAATCTGCTGATTTATCCTTAGAAGCAAGTGGATTTGTTAGTCAAAATTTATCAAAGGATGGAATTCCAAATCAATCTTTAGCAAATGATCACTTAGGTATAGAAAACATTTCTGTGGAACCAAGCAAATTATATGAAGCAGTATCTGCCTTAAAAAATTACGGTTTCAACTATCTCCAATGTCAAGGTGGCTATGATGAGGGGCCTGGGAAAAATCTTGTAAGTTTCTATCATTTTATAACTGTTGATGACTTGCAAAAAATTGGAAAGATTAAAGAAGTTAGATTAAAAGTCTTTTTAAAAAGAGATTCGAATTTATCAATCCCTAGTTTGTATAAAATTTTTAAAGGTAGTGATTGGCAAGAAAGAGAAACATATGACATGTTTGGAATAAATTTTGTTGACCATCCAAATCCCAAAAGACTTTTAATGCCTGAAGATTGGAGAGGTTGGCCATTGCGAAAAGACTATATTCAGCCAGACTTTTATGAACTTCAAGATGCTTATTAA
- a CDS encoding NAD(P)H-quinone oxidoreductase subunit 3, with amino-acid sequence MFLLTGYEYFLGFLLIAAAVPVLALVTNLIVAPKGRTGERKLTYESGMEPIGGAWIQFNIRYYMFALVFVIFDVETVFLYPWAVAFNRLGLLAFIEALIFIAILVIALAYAWRKGALEWS; translated from the coding sequence ATGTTTTTATTAACTGGCTATGAATACTTTTTAGGTTTCCTTCTAATTGCTGCAGCTGTTCCAGTATTAGCTCTTGTTACTAATCTCATCGTTGCCCCAAAAGGCAGAACAGGGGAAAGAAAACTTACATATGAATCTGGAATGGAGCCTATTGGAGGAGCATGGATTCAATTTAATATTCGTTATTACATGTTTGCCTTGGTTTTCGTTATATTTGATGTTGAAACAGTATTCCTTTATCCTTGGGCTGTTGCCTTCAATAGATTAGGATTATTAGCTTTTATTGAGGCTTTAATCTTCATTGCAATACTTGTTATTGCCCTTGCGTACGCATGGAGAAAAGGTGCTTTAGAATGGAGTTAA
- the selD gene encoding selenide, water dikinase SelD, with product MTFNHLVLIGGGHSNVSLLKKWLMFPKLMPEIPVSIISRDSHLVYSAMFPSVISKSITLEESLIDIKSLAKNAKVSFIEEEVKDIDFNLKKIILSNDRPSINYSKLVLNYGSQTIIPKEFESLVKNRNAFSIKPFLMAYDSILKEDIFDSFNELPFVIVGSGLAAIEVSYALRKRWGDRPLKLLCDSRKINNKILKSLWNSNIELVEKLNFDYGKILLCTGNTSPLWAKKKLLDMDSYGRIITNQNLQIKSLSGIFAVGDCAVVGSAKRPASGVFAVKVVNKLVQNLKKDIEGRSLKKWFPQKIGLQIVNIFPSHHLKAFAIYRNFVFGPSFIFWILKHKIDLNFIKKFRSKRLMMKSSEKNISLNDCRGCAAKIPQLVLNKSLINSNLNSFASSPEDAVEVYQNGQDIILQSVDGFPALVSDPWLNAKITTLHACSDLWACGAKLSSAQALISLPKVEREFQSYLFSQSLQGIKSTVEDHGGELLGGHTFEARSLVNKPYSFGIDISLTVQGILKNGTKPWLKSGMNIGDILMMSRPLGVGIYFAGQMQNINILGSSSEVINNLVKSQQYLIDEIYLFQNQFKESLVSAATDITGYGFIGHLKEMVESSNLYRQSNNLEPLKVLLDLFAFKAYPGVFDLIRKDVKSTFFESNKEIFDKIYKVNKQKRIIHFLNENSLDQETFKERISLLLDPQTCGPLLISCNRKYENVLKDKWYKVGEVVEM from the coding sequence ATGACTTTTAATCATCTGGTACTAATTGGAGGAGGACACTCAAATGTTTCTTTATTGAAGAAATGGTTAATGTTTCCGAAATTAATGCCAGAAATTCCTGTTTCAATTATATCTAGAGATTCTCATTTGGTTTATTCGGCGATGTTCCCATCGGTGATTTCAAAATCAATCACTCTAGAAGAGAGTTTAATTGATATAAAATCTTTAGCAAAAAATGCAAAAGTCTCCTTTATAGAAGAAGAAGTAAAGGATATTGATTTCAATTTAAAGAAAATTATCTTAAGTAATGATAGACCTTCAATTAATTATTCTAAGTTGGTACTTAATTATGGAAGTCAAACAATAATTCCAAAAGAATTTGAATCACTAGTTAAAAATCGAAATGCTTTTTCAATTAAACCTTTTTTAATGGCTTATGACTCAATACTAAAAGAGGACATTTTTGATTCATTTAATGAACTTCCATTTGTAATTGTTGGGAGTGGCCTTGCTGCAATTGAGGTATCATATGCTTTGCGAAAAAGATGGGGAGATAGACCTTTAAAACTATTATGTGATTCAAGAAAAATTAATAATAAAATTCTAAAAAGTTTATGGAATTCCAATATTGAATTAGTTGAAAAACTTAATTTTGATTATGGCAAAATTCTTTTATGCACTGGAAATACATCTCCGTTATGGGCAAAAAAAAAATTATTAGATATGGATTCTTATGGCAGAATAATTACAAATCAGAATTTACAGATAAAAAGTTTATCTGGAATCTTTGCTGTCGGTGATTGCGCAGTTGTAGGTTCAGCAAAAAGACCAGCATCGGGAGTTTTTGCAGTAAAAGTTGTAAATAAATTAGTACAAAATCTAAAAAAAGATATAGAAGGGAGATCATTAAAAAAGTGGTTTCCTCAAAAGATTGGATTGCAAATAGTAAATATATTTCCAAGCCATCATCTAAAGGCTTTTGCTATTTATCGCAATTTTGTTTTCGGCCCTTCTTTTATTTTTTGGATTTTAAAGCATAAAATTGATCTCAACTTTATTAAAAAGTTCAGATCAAAAAGGCTAATGATGAAGAGTAGTGAAAAAAATATTTCATTGAATGATTGCAGAGGATGTGCAGCTAAAATTCCTCAGTTAGTTTTGAATAAATCATTAATAAATTCTAATTTAAATTCTTTTGCCTCATCACCTGAAGATGCAGTTGAGGTATATCAAAATGGTCAAGATATTATCTTGCAAAGTGTAGATGGATTTCCTGCTTTAGTAAGTGATCCTTGGCTTAATGCAAAAATTACTACTTTGCATGCATGCTCAGATTTGTGGGCATGCGGAGCAAAACTTTCATCCGCGCAGGCTTTAATTTCATTACCAAAAGTTGAAAGGGAATTTCAGAGTTACCTCTTTTCTCAATCACTTCAAGGTATTAAATCAACAGTTGAGGATCATGGAGGTGAATTACTTGGAGGCCATACTTTCGAGGCAAGAAGTTTAGTAAATAAACCTTATTCATTTGGAATAGATATTTCTTTAACAGTTCAAGGTATTTTAAAAAATGGAACAAAACCATGGCTTAAATCTGGAATGAATATTGGAGATATTCTAATGATGTCTAGACCTCTGGGCGTTGGGATTTACTTTGCCGGTCAAATGCAAAATATTAATATTCTAGGCAGTTCTTCTGAAGTAATTAATAATTTAGTAAAGAGTCAGCAATATTTGATTGATGAAATATATCTTTTTCAAAATCAATTTAAAGAATCATTAGTCAGCGCTGCGACTGACATTACTGGATATGGATTTATTGGACATCTTAAAGAAATGGTTGAATCATCTAATTTATATAGGCAAAGCAATAATCTTGAGCCACTAAAAGTTTTATTAGATTTATTTGCATTTAAAGCTTATCCTGGAGTATTTGATTTAATAAGAAAAGATGTTAAAAGTACTTTCTTTGAATCTAATAAAGAAATTTTTGACAAAATTTATAAAGTAAATAAGCAAAAAAGAATAATTCATTTTTTAAACGAAAATTCATTAGATCAAGAGACTTTTAAAGAGAGAATATCATTACTATTAGATCCTCAAACATGTGGACCCTTGTTGATTAGTTGCAATCGTAAATATGAAAATGTTCTAAAGGATAAATGGTACAAGGTTGGAGAGGTTGTAGAAATGTAA
- a CDS encoding NADH dehydrogenase subunit K, whose amino-acid sequence MNPQLSPKAIREIREGTCNPLGAPQVTTDLSENIILTSLDDLHNWARLSSLWPLLYGTACCFIEFAALIGSRFDFDRFGLVPRSSPRQADLLIVAGTVTMKMAPALVRLYEQMPEPKYVIAMGACTITGGMFSADSTTAVRGVDKLIPVDLYLPGCPPRPEAIFDAVIKLRKKVGNESILERTKTEQTHRYITSDHEMNLVFSENTGEYLNKTSANVIPPSKKEKVTEFPENTKTEIFDTKED is encoded by the coding sequence TTGAATCCACAATTATCCCCAAAAGCAATAAGAGAAATCCGAGAAGGAACTTGTAATCCTCTTGGTGCGCCCCAAGTTACTACAGATTTAAGCGAAAATATTATATTGACAAGTTTAGACGATCTTCATAATTGGGCCAGGTTAAGTAGTCTATGGCCCCTCCTTTATGGGACAGCTTGTTGTTTTATAGAATTTGCTGCCTTAATTGGATCAAGATTTGATTTTGATAGATTTGGATTAGTTCCTAGAAGCTCACCACGGCAAGCAGATTTACTAATAGTTGCAGGAACAGTAACGATGAAGATGGCACCCGCGCTTGTAAGACTTTATGAGCAGATGCCTGAACCAAAGTATGTTATCGCTATGGGTGCTTGCACAATTACAGGGGGAATGTTCAGTGCAGATTCTACAACTGCAGTTAGAGGCGTTGATAAATTGATACCAGTTGATTTATACCTCCCAGGATGCCCACCAAGACCAGAAGCAATTTTTGATGCTGTAATTAAATTAAGAAAAAAAGTTGGTAATGAATCAATATTAGAGCGCACAAAAACAGAACAAACTCACAGATACATAACATCTGATCACGAAATGAATCTCGTTTTCTCAGAAAATACAGGTGAATATCTAAACAAAACTTCAGCCAACGTAATACCCCCTTCCAAAAAAGAAAAAGTAACTGAATTTCCCGAAAATACCAAAACTGAAATTTTTGATACTAAAGAAGATTAA
- a CDS encoding photosystem II reaction center protein L produces MQVNENPNKVPVELNRTSLYLGLLSVFVLGILFSSYFFN; encoded by the coding sequence ATGCAAGTAAACGAAAATCCTAACAAAGTTCCAGTTGAACTTAATCGTACAAGCCTTTATTTAGGCTTATTATCAGTCTTTGTATTGGGAATTTTATTTTCCAGCTACTTTTTCAATTAA